TCCAGGTATCGGATTATCCGCCGACGGCGTGCCTGTTCAAATAAATCGTCTGTTATGTTACGTCTATTATATTACTGACTAAAAGCAGATGAGATGATTAATagataatgttaaataatattatactcgGATAATAGTAGAGTGTcgtgcaaattatattttatgaattttttcggatttcttgaatattaaattttttgttatatataaaaatgtgacctttatataaatttaatattcaagttttaatagaataatcaaattaaaaaataataaaaaatcggaTTCAATGTTAGACGAAaaagtgtgtaaaaaaaaagtagtgtAAAAAAAGCTTACAACATATTTCCTTGCTGTTCTCGCATATTTTTAACCTACAGATATCGTTCACTTTACCAGCAAGCAATGCCGACAGCCCTGGCATTGATAAACCAAGTGTAGACGTGGGATCCTGAACTCGCGCAAGTCTTACAGCAGTCGCTTTCATCGGTTGTTGCTTACAACCGAGCTGTCCCGTTAAAGCGGAGTTCAAGTTTAATCGTACCTAAAATGATCAAATGgacatttaatattgaaataatttaattattttatttaaatattatattatttaatgtgtaATCGAAATGGAGATTCGTTTGAATCGAATTGTGCTAAATTAGTGCAACAATTAAATGCaatggaaattaaaaaaacgagTTATTTcttaatcattaaattatttattagacaTACTTGGCCTGTGGTGCTGGGCACATTAATCACATTGCCATGACTAATAACTCTGGGTGGGATGGAAGCATTGAGAGAGATCCTTCGAGGTTGAACTTTCTGCTGAGCTAAATTCGCAGGAGTGCTATTTAACAAATTGAGGATAGCGGCGTTGTTAGACTTATTTGTAGCTTGCACATTGTTGTTCATAGCTGCGGCGGCAGCGTTGGCTGCAAAATACATGGAACACAATGTCGATTACAAATCTAGAAAATGTATGTTCATGGATCAAATATGCGAAAATATGCGCGTCTGtctaatttcataaaattcgcAGTGTAAAGTTCGCCCAATCTGCAAGAATAGAAGTACTTTGTCCAGTTGCATGCAAATATAGGTATAATCTTTAATTctacatattaatttcatgatgttatttaattatataaagaataatttcgaGTTTCTTATAAGAACGTTGTGCGTGTAAAAGTTCAAAatacatgtatacatatttaaatcatACTAATTTTACAAAGCGATAGCAAACCTGCGGCTTGTTGTTGTGTGAACTGCTGCGCGGAATTCATGAGGGAAGTGACAAGAGCATTTATCGCCGGGTTAGTCGAGTGTTTCTTGAACGGCGGCTCATTTTGATTCTGATTAGCCGTCTCACCTATACAATTCTGCGTTCCCGCTTGCAACTGAGCTTgctgtaaatttaaaataaaaaagaattaaaaaataaacaggtaaaaaataaaaatcttcgGCAATTCTGAAATTAACGCAATATTGTGATATTATCGATAATACATTCGCACTTTTCGCATTAATACATGAATTCAAATTTAACGTTTCTTACgagatgtataaataaaaaaaaaaggtgaaTAAAAACTTACTAAAACTGGAACATTGGTAGATGCCGCATTATTAATGGTGCCAGCCGACTTCTGTTGAAAGACCAAGATACCAGAACCGTTATAGGTGTTGTCCGTTATTGTCATCGCGGAATTATCAATTTGCACGGAAGTCGACGCGTTGGGGCCGCCATTGGCCAGAGATTGTCCTACGCTCAATGCGGTAGCGTCGTTCTGCGGAATAACCTGCGGCATATTCGCCGGATCAACGCACGTCAGATTATTTTGTGTGGAGGCGGTGGTTACTTGACCAGCCAATGTGTTCAATTGCCCTTGAGCCCGTGACAGAATCTGAAATGACGCGCGAACTTGCTGGAAATTTTTACACGGCTGTTATAAAATCGTAATGAAACATCAATACACTTCTCGGCATTCAAAAGAGACGCTTGTCTAACTTGTGGAAAAGCGGCAAAGTGAAATTACAAACCTGTTGTGTCACGTGTTGCGATTGAGCTTGCTGCAGCTGTTGAACTGAAAATTGCGCCGCTTTTGCTTGTTGCGCCTAAAGAGACAGTTGGGAAAAAACcgtgaaaagaaagaaaacgtGAAAGATATagcaattaaatatacatcGATAAGAAGTGCACACCTGTTGATGTGCTCGCTGCATGCCAGATGGACATGCCACGCGTGGAGCTTGGCCTGGCACAATATGTTTTATTCGCACATTCTTCCTGCCGTTCTCCGTGAGTATATCTTTAAACtgctgataataataattggcTACGGATCTGGTGCCTAATGTAAACCTGGAAGACAAATAGTGCCACATTAttagcaaataattattctctGCGGAAGTGGAAACtgcttatattaataataatatgcacCGGCAAGAAGATCCGTTTTTCTCTCCATCCCGAGGATTTTTGTCTATAAAAAGCTCTCCCAGGTACTCGGAAGTAGCGGGTCTCTGCAGGATCGAGAGCTTTATGTAATCCTGACTCTCCGCAGGCTCTAATATATACTCTTCTATAACTTGTGGCGAACAGTCTTTTGTTTCTCGTGGCCGCTCGTATGCTTTCGCGTATCTGATAAAAACCACTCGTTGATTATTCGTTGATTAGGTTTCACGGATATCTCACAACCGTAAAGGAATCGTAAAAAGAAAGGTGTAAACTGCAAATAacacgaaaaaaagaaaatgctttTAATAACCTTAAGACTTCGATTGGTGAAGACGGTGGAAGCAGAGGGGGGTTTGTAAAAGAAGGCGGTGGGCAGGCAGTGCTTGTCGCTAATCCCCTTCTTTTCGCACGCAATTTCTGCATTAATTCGTGTATCGGTTGTCCATCCGGGGGTGCCAATTGttccaattttctttttcgatttACTGTGACCTGATATCAAGAAACAATGTCCTTTGTGATATCTATCTTTACTTCATGCAAATTATATGTGGCGCGTAGCAAAGCGGtgcaaaaagatatatatgtcggctaaataaaattgttcaaattgCTGCTCAAATTAGAAGTccgaatttaataaatatccattgtatagaataaatttttaataaatcataaaaatatcttctcatacaatattattttttatataacttttttatgttaatatttaaatataattttttggcaTTCAATGAATACTTTTTGCAGTTAGATCctcaatttcattattattattatttcctatAAATATTAGACTGTGTTAATAAGATATATGAATAatcaatatcttattttaatccACGAACAAGAAACGTAGGTTTCAGATTGAAGTATATTACCTGAGAGAACTTTTTGGCTTGTCGCATGAGCTGGTGATCGGTAAGCAATGATTTAGACTGTTTAATTCTTGTACTAGCTAAAGTTGGAACAGGATTCGGATCTAGGCATAAAGGACCCTGGGTAGCTGCCACCAAATGGGATTCCAACATTAACCGTTCCTCATGGCTCCAATCTCCACTGCTCGTAAGTGTCGACACATCTGAGAGTACACTCtgcaaataaatgcaattttcaaaattgaactTTGAGCATTCACACGACAAACTACTTTGATTGGTATGTCGCATTCATTTTGTCGTGTTCTATTGATTTCATTTGATCGCTAAATCTTACCTGTGTTGTAGGTTTAAGAAGTACATGATGAATTTCGGCTTTATTGTGAGGAAATGCCTTTCGATAATCGCGAACTTCAGCAATTATGCAGCcgtcataaaataaatgtgaataattgTATTCTAATTGTTCAGCTAGCATAGCTGGCAGTTGGCCATTATCTATACATGAAAGTAATTCACCCTGTTCGTAACCCATGAGTTGAGTCTCAGCTAGCAATGAATTTTTGTCGTATTGATTCCCCTTATCActgttgagaaaaaaaatctctgGGTTAAGAATCAATtccaaataattaaagttaatacaATAGATTATCACATGTGTGAAATGCATTTTACTTTTCCGACataaatacttaaaatctGAAAGGATTaacatttaatgttataacaaTTTTGAGGCATATTCACATAGCAACATTAACGCTAAAAATAAACTGCCACGGAATTAATTTAGTGAAAAATCGATAATGTAGTtggttattttatatatacatcgtaaatttttgtgatattatCATTAAGTAAGTAAATACTGTCGCTATAATTCagcatttcaataattttaaaaggatgatttatatatttgaagatAAAGATGCTTACCTATTTCTTACAGCTAATGAGTATCCTTTATTACCAGCATAGAGATTAACAATTAATGTATGTAACCCTTCTCTTTGCACTAATCGCCCCAAAAGATCACACTCATTCTCAAGATTGTACTGTACGgagtttaaaataaactgtTATATTGAGCccgtatataaaaatacaaacattggtgatatttttgtaaaaaggaatttaacgaatgaatgttttaaaaataaacataccaAAACTGAATCTGGGGTTGCATGAGGAACTTTGTAAAGTTCTTCAAAATAGAGTCTCGTGAGTTTTGATTGGATACTATGCCTGGAGTGACTCTGTTCCTTTTTCTGAGATTTATCCAACGTTAAGGCCAATGAATTCTTCCAACTTTTGGGCATTTGATTAACCATATCCTGTGCAAATCACGCGATGGATAAACACGTTAGTAAGCgtaaaatcataaaacaaTGATTTGTAATTTGTTCATTATGCTGAGGGGTTGCAATCTTcgagaattttattacatacctGAGCCTGCCAACACGCATCTTCCAAATTACAGGTTGTACCAATCATTGTAATTTCTGATTATTAATGCTACTTAATGTCATATCTGATGCGGTAATAATTGTTCatattctgaaatatattccttcaaatattatttttattcaactaAACTatgattaattgatatattttgtgttaaacataaaatacaaagttgataatattataaatattgttaaattattgaaaatttaatccaTCAACAATCAATATTCCATTCTTGtgactaataataaataatcttttcctaaattttcagTATCCAATTtccaaatgttaaattattaattgttcgtaaatttaatataaaatgtttatagaaaAGATATGcgagaataattattacattaatgaattaattataattgtagatGTTACCAATGAGTAAAGTTGAGAAAAGAGacattatttcaacaataatGTTCCACAAAAGATaacatgatttttttcaactctgtattttttgtgttaaaagcaagaaaaatatatatttaagcaTTGAAGAaaacaagaagaaaaagaaacataatgTAGCAAATACAATTACACAAATCTGCagttctaaataaaatatgcatatatattcttatttacgtatatcttaaattttatcagataaaattttttctagttAACTAAATATTCaactttatttaactaaatttccAAAAGTCAGCTTTGTTTTTAGATATTTGCTTTTGTTAcctaaaattaacatttacaaGCTCatgaaacataaataaaataatgctcATGAAACATTAGTAAACTGCAACGTAAGTTTCATAGATGCTCCAAGTTTTGACATGCAGacatgcataaatatttttgttactatactattaaatttattaaattcataaactATTTTCATGCATTGTGACttagaatataaatgttaaaaataataacaagcaATAAAACAAAACTATGTTAGTGCATCATCAGGAAGTCATAAAACAACTCCACATGTTTACTAACTACATCATCTCATCATCATAAGATGTTTTACTTAATCAATCTTGAAAGATAAACGTATACTGgctattttatcataaatttctcTCCACAgatcataaaaatatcgagaaatcACGAATAAAAAGCAGCAAATCGGTTTATTGTATACACCTCTAATGGACAAGCAATTAATAACTACCGACGACCAATTCACATAATTGACACTATTCTACTACTAACACACAATCGAATCGCCCTTTTAATCGCCGTAAAATCTTTCtccaaatttttgcaaaactcGAGGAATCCCGCCGTATTCATGCACGTTCGATGAGGCTAATTAGCGCCTATCTCATCGACGTGAGGGATATATCGGTGGTGGAGGATTGATAAACAAGCGGGACTGTCGTCGCGTGATTGACCACGCGGGGAACAAATTGGCGATTCGCGGAGATGAGGAACACGATGTGGACACCAAGCACTTGGTTCTACAGCGGACGAAAACAAGCAAAAGGCGCGATCGAGCGACAGCGCGAGAGAGCGCACGAAAAGTAGGGAGGTTAGGTTCGGCAGGTCGCGGGAGCGTGCGGTGGCGGCGACGGCG
Above is a genomic segment from Linepithema humile isolate Giens D197 chromosome 6, Lhum_UNIL_v1.0, whole genome shotgun sequence containing:
- the LOC105677033 gene encoding transcription factor SPT20 homolog isoform X1 — its product is MIGTTCNLEDACWQAQDMVNQMPKSWKNSLALTLDKSQKKEQSHSRHSIQSKLTRLYFEELYKVPHATPDSVLYNLENECDLLGRLVQREGLHTLIVNLYAGNKGYSLAVRNSDKGNQYDKNSLLAETQLMGYEQGELLSCIDNGQLPAMLAEQLEYNYSHLFYDGCIIAEVRDYRKAFPHNKAEIHHVLLKPTTQSVLSDVSTLTSSGDWSHEERLMLESHLVAATQGPLCLDPNPVPTLASTRIKQSKSLLTDHQLMRQAKKFSQVTVNRKRKLEQLAPPDGQPIHELMQKLRAKRRGLATSTACPPPSFTNPPLLPPSSPIEVLRYAKAYERPRETKDCSPQVIEEYILEPAESQDYIKLSILQRPATSEYLGELFIDKNPRDGEKNGSSCRFTLGTRSVANYYYQQFKDILTENGRKNVRIKHIVPGQAPRVACPSGMQRAHQQAQQAKAAQFSVQQLQQAQSQHVTQQQVRASFQILSRAQGQLNTLAGQVTTASTQNNLTCVDPANMPQVIPQNDATALSVGQSLANGGPNASTSVQIDNSAMTITDNTYNGSGILVFQQKSAGTINNAASTNVPVLQAQLQAGTQNCIGETANQNQNEPPFKKHSTNPAINALVTSLMNSAQQFTQQQAAANAAAAAMNNNVQATNKSNNAAILNLLNSTPANLAQQKVQPRRISLNASIPPRVISHGNVINVPSTTGQVRLNLNSALTGQLGCKQQPMKATAVRLARVQDPTSTLGLSMPGLSALLAGKVNDICRLKICENSKEICCTPSADNPIPGMNSTSSLLERLTASSSQSSQPASPMTSPSPTNVNLQGVNLTSLPNSINGLQNVQVSFPGLSQPITMSLNVSPTTGATVTPTGVIVSLPISSATNTCTTVSSMVPATVVTTTIAGSTPTVVIANPANAHLSLPIAQIIPSGVKGLSQQNIRSNNAVTLAQGGQAIQLIGSQRPRLNHMTRQVQSNQVKSAVLSNQLMTVAKTVTANQLILSGNKQVLTPIMAATKPVLMASQTTPSSQVVPVNKQTLLTKSFHTRASTGQCSQQTQSLGVATLSPQQLQQLQQCLATQNKITVATGNSQTRTQIEAQRSSTSAPGEDPA
- the LOC105677033 gene encoding transcription factor SPT20 homolog isoform X4: MIGTTCNLEDACWQAQDMVNQMPKSWKNSLALTLDKSQKKEQSHSRHSIQSKLTRLYFEELYKVPHATPDSVLYNLENECDLLGRLVQREGLHTLIVNLYAGNKGYSLAVRNSDKGNQYDKNSLLAETQLMGYEQGELLSCIDNGQLPAMLAEQLEYNYSHLFYDGCIIAEVRDYRKAFPHNKAEIHHVLLKPTTQSVLSDVSTLTSSGDWSHEERLMLESHLVAATQGPLCLDPNPVPTLASTRIKQSKSLLTDHQLMRQAKKFSQVTVNRKRKLEQLAPPDGQPIHELMQKLRAKRRGLATSTACPPPSFTNPPLLPPSSPIEVLRYAKAYERPRETKDCSPQVIEEYILEPAESQDYIKLSILQRPATSEYLGELFIDKNPRDGEKNGSSCRFTLGTRSVANYYYQQFKDILTENGRKNVRIKHIVPGQAPRVACPSGMQRAHQQAQQAKAAQFSVQQLQQAQSQHVTQQILSRAQGQLNTLAGQVTTASTQNNLTCVDPANMPQVIPQNDATALSVGQSLANGGPNASTSVQIDNSAMTITDNTYNGSGILVFQQKSAGTINNAASTNVPVLQAQLQAGTQNCIGETANQNQNEPPFKKHSTNPAINALVTSLMNSAQQFTQQQAAANAAAAAMNNNVQATNKSNNAAILNLLNSTPANLAQQKVQPRRISLNASIPPRVISHGNVINVPSTTGQVRLNLNSALTGQLGCKQQPMKATAVRLARVQDPTSTLGLSMPGLSALLAGTPSADNPIPGMNSTSSLLERLTASSSQSSQPASPMTSPSPTNVNLQGVNLTSLPNSINGLQNVQVSFPGLSQPITMSLNVSPTTGATVTPTGVIVSLPISSATNTCTTVSSMVPATVVTTTIAGSTPTVVIANPANAHLSLPIAQIIPSGVKGLSQQNIRSNNAVTLAQGGQAIQLIGSQRPRLNHMTRQVQSNQVKSAVLSNQLMTVAKTVTANQLILSGNKQVLTPIMAATKPVLMASQTTPSSQVVPVNKQTLLTKSFHTRASTGQCSQQTQSLGVATLSPQQLQQLQQCLATQNKITVATGNSQTRTQIEAQRSSTSAPGEDPA
- the LOC105677033 gene encoding transcription factor SPT20 homolog isoform X2, with protein sequence MIGTTCNLEDACWQAQDMVNQMPKSWKNSLALTLDKSQKKEQSHSRHSIQSKLTRLYFEELYKVPHATPDSVLYNLENECDLLGRLVQREGLHTLIVNLYAGNKGYSLAVRNSDKGNQYDKNSLLAETQLMGYEQGELLSCIDNGQLPAMLAEQLEYNYSHLFYDGCIIAEVRDYRKAFPHNKAEIHHVLLKPTTQSVLSDVSTLTSSGDWSHEERLMLESHLVAATQGPLCLDPNPVPTLASTRIKQSKSLLTDHQLMRQAKKFSQVTVNRKRKLEQLAPPDGQPIHELMQKLRAKRRGLATSTACPPPSFTNPPLLPPSSPIEVLRYAKAYERPRETKDCSPQVIEEYILEPAESQDYIKLSILQRPATSEYLGELFIDKNPRDGEKNGSSCRFTLGTRSVANYYYQQFKDILTENGRKNVRIKHIVPGQAPRVACPSGMQRAHQQAQQAKAAQFSVQQLQQAQSQHVTQQILSRAQGQLNTLAGQVTTASTQNNLTCVDPANMPQVIPQNDATALSVGQSLANGGPNASTSVQIDNSAMTITDNTYNGSGILVFQQKSAGTINNAASTNVPVLQAQLQAGTQNCIGETANQNQNEPPFKKHSTNPAINALVTSLMNSAQQFTQQQAAANAAAAAMNNNVQATNKSNNAAILNLLNSTPANLAQQKVQPRRISLNASIPPRVISHGNVINVPSTTGQVRLNLNSALTGQLGCKQQPMKATAVRLARVQDPTSTLGLSMPGLSALLAGKVNDICRLKICENSKEICCTPSADNPIPGMNSTSSLLERLTASSSQSSQPASPMTSPSPTNVNLQGVNLTSLPNSINGLQNVQVSFPGLSQPITMSLNVSPTTGATVTPTGVIVSLPISSATNTCTTVSSMVPATVVTTTIAGSTPTVVIANPANAHLSLPIAQIIPSGVKGLSQQNIRSNNAVTLAQGGQAIQLIGSQRPRLNHMTRQVQSNQVKSAVLSNQLMTVAKTVTANQLILSGNKQVLTPIMAATKPVLMASQTTPSSQVVPVNKQTLLTKSFHTRASTGQCSQQTQSLGVATLSPQQLQQLQQCLATQNKITVATGNSQTRTQIEAQRSSTSAPGEDPA
- the LOC105677033 gene encoding transcription factor SPT20 homolog isoform X3 — translated: MIGTTCNLEDACWQAQDMVNQMPKSWKNSLALTLDKSQKKEQSHSRHSIQSKLTRLYFEELYKVPHATPDSVLYNLENECDLLGRLVQREGLHTLIVNLYAGNKGYSLAVRNSDKGNQYDKNSLLAETQLMGYEQGELLSCIDNGQLPAMLAEQLEYNYSHLFYDGCIIAEVRDYRKAFPHNKAEIHHVLLKPTTQSVLSDVSTLTSSGDWSHEERLMLESHLVAATQGPLCLDPNPVPTLASTRIKQSKSLLTDHQLMRQAKKFSQVTVNRKRKLEQLAPPDGQPIHELMQKLRAKRRGLATSTACPPPSFTNPPLLPPSSPIEVLRYAKAYERPRETKDCSPQVIEEYILEPAESQDYIKLSILQRPATSEYLGELFIDKNPRDGEKNGSSCRFTLGTRSVANYYYQQFKDILTENGRKNVRIKHIVPGQAPRVACPSGMQRAHQQAQQAKAAQFSVQQLQQAQSQHVTQQQVRASFQILSRAQGQLNTLAGQVTTASTQNNLTCVDPANMPQVIPQNDATALSVGQSLANGGPNASTSVQIDNSAMTITDNTYNGSGILVFQQKSAGTINNAASTNVPVLQAQLQAGTQNCIGETANQNQNEPPFKKHSTNPAINALVTSLMNSAQQFTQQQAAANAAAAAMNNNVQATNKSNNAAILNLLNSTPANLAQQKVQPRRISLNASIPPRVISHGNVINVPSTTGQVRLNLNSALTGQLGCKQQPMKATAVRLARVQDPTSTLGLSMPGLSALLAGTPSADNPIPGMNSTSSLLERLTASSSQSSQPASPMTSPSPTNVNLQGVNLTSLPNSINGLQNVQVSFPGLSQPITMSLNVSPTTGATVTPTGVIVSLPISSATNTCTTVSSMVPATVVTTTIAGSTPTVVIANPANAHLSLPIAQIIPSGVKGLSQQNIRSNNAVTLAQGGQAIQLIGSQRPRLNHMTRQVQSNQVKSAVLSNQLMTVAKTVTANQLILSGNKQVLTPIMAATKPVLMASQTTPSSQVVPVNKQTLLTKSFHTRASTGQCSQQTQSLGVATLSPQQLQQLQQCLATQNKITVATGNSQTRTQIEAQRSSTSAPGEDPA